From the genome of Dehalococcoidia bacterium:
TAGATTCCATAGCCGATTGATCATAATAATCCAATCTATATACTGTACCGAATCGGTCCCTTAGCGGGGCACTAAGCATTGAATACCTTGTGGTCGCACCGATCAAGGTAAATGGCTCTACTTTCAGGTTTATGCTTTGTGCCTGAAGACCTTTACCCATAACCCAAGACAAAGAAAAGTCCTCCATTGCAGGATATAAAATTTCCTCAACAACTTTTCCTAATCTGTGGATTTCATCAATAAACAGTACATCTCCGGCCTTTACCTGAGTAAGTAACGAGGCCATATCTCCTGGTCTTTCAACAGCAGGGCCTGCGGTGATACGAATATTAGATTGCATTTCAGCCGCAATAATACTGGCTAAAGTTGTTTTACCTAACCCTGGAGGGCCATAAAGTAATACGTGGTCAAGAGGTTCACCGCGCTGCTTAGCTGCGTCCATCCCAATAACTAAGTTATCCTTAACTTTGTCTTGGCCAACATAGTCCGATAGTTTCCGCGGGCGCAAGCCTCCCTCAGAATAAGAATCCTCATCATTTATGTTTCCTGAAACTATCCGATCAGTCATAGCAATTCCTGTATTCAGCAGAATGATTGT
Proteins encoded in this window:
- the ruvB gene encoding Holliday junction branch migration DNA helicase RuvB, coding for MTDRIVSGNINDEDSYSEGGLRPRKLSDYVGQDKVKDNLVIGMDAAKQRGEPLDHVLLYGPPGLGKTTLASIIAAEMQSNIRITAGPAVERPGDMASLLTQVKAGDVLFIDEIHRLGKVVEEILYPAMEDFSLSWVMGKGLQAQSINLKVEPFTLIGATTRYSMLSAPLRDRFGTVYRLDYYDQSAMESIVRRSAGIMTLEIDQGGITEIARRSRGTPRVANRLLRRVRDFAQVRADGRATQEVSSQALGLLEVDHLGLDEIDHRLLTTIAEKYDGGPVGIDTLAASTGEESDTLMDVYEPYLIQLGFLNRTPRGRTLTRAAYEHLGMSLPSKFNITQPSMWEN